The following coding sequences are from one Humulus lupulus chromosome X, drHumLupu1.1, whole genome shotgun sequence window:
- the LOC133806646 gene encoding uncharacterized protein LOC133806646, producing MEDYETVAPTEECNTILQRKLPQKLRDLGSFTIPCTIGNFESMNALCDLGASINLMPFSVFRRLKLGEARPTTTTLQLANRSIAHPRGIIEDVLVKVDKFIFPADFIVLDMEEDANVPIILGRPFLATGRALIDVSKGELRVDVVNDCQDSIGKKKKKTKERF from the exons atggagGATTATGAGACGGTGGCACCCACTGAAGAGTGCAACACCATTCTGCAAAGGAAGCTTCCTCAGAAACTGAGAGATCTTGGGAGTTTCACAATACCCTGCACTATTGGGAATTTTGAGAGCATGAATGCTctatgtgatttgggggcgagcATTAATCTAATGCCATTTTCTGTGTTCAGAAGATTGAAGCTTGGGGAAGCAAGACCTACAACAACGACTCTTCAGTTGGCAAACAGATCAATAGCACATCCTCGcggtattattgaagatgttttGGTAAAAGTGGACAAGTTCATCTTCCCAGCAGACTTTATTGTACTTGATATGGAAGAGGATGCCAACGTCCCAATCATTCTTGGAAGACCATTCTTAGCCACAGGACGAGCTTTAATCGACGTATCAAAGGGGGAGTTAAG agttgatgtggtgaATGATTGTCAAGATTCAattggtaaaaagaagaagaagaccaaaGAACGATTTTGA